Proteins found in one Planctomycetia bacterium genomic segment:
- the chlI gene encoding magnesium protoporphyrin chelatase: MTAAPLPATLADLRASGWLSRTVKEEVRDNFLRMLRDGSELFPGIVGYDDTVIPSINVALLAGHDMLFLGEKGQAKSRLMRLLVRFLDAHLPYLDDPAIPLHDDPYAPITAAGRRLVADRDPRDVPIAWWPRAERYAERLAPGTKFADIIGEIDPAKLAGGTSMASEEALHLGLIPRMHRGIFAMNELPELDELVQVGMFNILEERDVQIRGYPVKFDIDVMLLFSANPSTYNRSGKVIPQLKDRIGAVIHTHYPADRELGIRVAEQEAGVDLGGEWPVVVPHFMKQILEQITIAARRSKFIDQQSGVSARFSIANYETMVASARQRGVRLGEKPAVPRISDLGHLYASSLGKLELDLMGSHQMTERQVLDAVVAEAISAVFEEYVEAHGLEEITKAFGRGAKIEVGDMVPSADYERLLEDVPEVWKKAFEVNAARDPAVRASCIEFVLAGLYATERISRIQSHGRTTYDTGGLR; encoded by the coding sequence ATGACCGCAGCTCCCCTCCCCGCCACGCTGGCCGACCTCCGCGCCAGCGGCTGGCTCAGCCGGACCGTCAAGGAAGAGGTGCGCGACAACTTCCTGCGCATGCTCCGCGACGGCAGCGAACTCTTTCCCGGGATCGTCGGCTATGACGACACGGTCATCCCCTCGATCAACGTCGCCCTGCTGGCCGGGCACGACATGCTGTTTCTCGGCGAGAAGGGGCAGGCCAAGAGCCGGCTGATGCGGCTGCTGGTGCGGTTTCTGGACGCGCACCTCCCGTACCTCGACGATCCTGCCATCCCCCTCCACGACGATCCCTATGCGCCGATCACGGCCGCCGGTCGCCGGCTCGTCGCCGACCGCGACCCGCGGGACGTGCCGATCGCCTGGTGGCCCCGCGCGGAGCGGTATGCCGAGCGGCTGGCGCCGGGAACGAAGTTCGCCGACATCATCGGCGAGATCGACCCCGCCAAGCTCGCGGGGGGCACGAGCATGGCGAGCGAGGAGGCGCTGCACCTCGGCCTCATCCCGCGGATGCACCGCGGCATCTTCGCCATGAACGAACTGCCCGAACTCGACGAGCTCGTCCAGGTGGGAATGTTCAACATCCTCGAGGAGCGGGACGTGCAGATCCGGGGCTACCCGGTGAAGTTCGACATCGACGTCATGCTCCTGTTCTCGGCCAACCCATCCACCTACAACCGCTCCGGCAAGGTGATCCCACAACTCAAGGACCGGATCGGGGCCGTGATCCACACCCACTACCCGGCCGACCGCGAGCTCGGCATCCGCGTCGCCGAGCAGGAGGCGGGGGTCGACCTGGGCGGGGAGTGGCCGGTCGTCGTGCCCCACTTCATGAAACAGATCCTCGAGCAGATCACGATCGCCGCCCGGCGCAGCAAGTTCATCGACCAGCAGTCGGGGGTCAGCGCCCGGTTCTCGATCGCCAACTACGAGACGATGGTCGCCAGCGCTCGCCAGCGCGGCGTGCGGCTCGGCGAGAAGCCGGCCGTGCCCCGGATCAGCGACCTCGGCCACCTCTACGCGTCGAGCCTCGGCAAGCTGGAGCTCGATCTGATGGGAAGCCACCAGATGACGGAACGGCAGGTGCTCGACGCCGTCGTCGCCGAGGCGATCAGCGCCGTGTTCGAAGAATACGTCGAGGCGCACGGGCTGGAGGAGATCACCAAGGCCTTCGGCCGCGGGGCCAAGATCGAGGTCGGAGACATGGTGCCGTCGGCGGACTACGAGCGGCTCCTCGAAGACGTGCCAGAGGTCTGGAAAAAGGCGTTCGAGGTCAACGCCGCCCGCGACCCGGCCGTGCGGGCGAGCTGTATCGAATTCGTGCTCGCCGGCCTGTATGCCACCGAGCGAATCTCCCGGATCCAGTCCCACGGCCGCACGACCTACGACACCGGCGGCCTGCGCTGA
- the ribE gene encoding riboflavin synthase subunit alpha, translated as MFTGLVETLGLVVATIPEPPGLRLVIEAADVTADVRLGDSICTGGCCLSVVRIDGHRLEFQLGPETLARTTLGGIAAGATVNLERSLRATDRLGGHIVTGHVDGVGRLESRVDDRDWSTCRFSAPPPLLAQMAAKGSVAVDGVSLTVVEAHAAWFSVALIPHTLERTTLGRLAVGAAVNLETDLLFKYVARLVEARVAADGQ; from the coding sequence ATGTTCACAGGCCTCGTCGAAACGCTCGGGCTCGTCGTGGCCACCATCCCCGAGCCCCCCGGCCTGCGGCTGGTGATCGAGGCGGCGGACGTGACGGCCGACGTCCGGCTCGGCGACAGCATCTGCACCGGCGGCTGCTGCCTGTCGGTGGTGCGGATCGATGGCCACCGGCTCGAGTTCCAACTCGGCCCCGAGACGCTCGCCAGGACCACGCTCGGCGGCATCGCCGCCGGGGCGACGGTCAACCTGGAGCGGTCGCTGCGGGCCACGGACCGGCTCGGCGGCCACATCGTGACCGGACACGTGGATGGGGTCGGCCGGCTCGAGTCCCGGGTTGACGACCGCGACTGGTCGACCTGCCGGTTCTCGGCCCCTCCGCCGCTGCTCGCGCAGATGGCGGCCAAGGGCTCCGTCGCCGTGGACGGCGTCAGCCTGACCGTGGTCGAGGCGCACGCTGCCTGGTTCAGCGTGGCGCTGATTCCACACACGCTGGAGCGGACGACGCTCGGCCGGCTCGCCGTCGGCGCCGCCGTCAACCTCGAGACCGACCTGCTCTTCAAGTATGTCGCCCGGCTGGTGGAGGCCCGCGTCGCAGCGGACGGCCAATGA
- the priA gene encoding primosomal protein N', producing MWGERTSQRELFEVRPQWAEDDAVRGIIATVVLPDGVDKPLDYLVPESLAAQVEPGRRVRVPLGRSNRERLAYCVAVREGELPQTPLKSVGGVEDEKPLLSQRMLELTKWMADRWLARWGEVLEAVLPSGVRLRTRVRTASLLVATGAAPPRRPTPPQARVLAAATEPRTADDLARASNASRAVISRLVRLGLLAEAGAVELPRGNRSPERERIRHDRPDELSPAQASALGSIRRAMTESRHETIVLFGVTGSGKTEVYLQAVEETVAYGRQAIVLVPEISLTPQTCDRFRARFGAVAVLHSHLTPAERHAQWREIAAGRVNVIVGARSAIFAPAPRLGLIVIDEEHESSFKQGTAPRYHARDVAEWIARAEKVPLVLGSATPALETFARCLKGEWTMCRLADRVGGSQLPAVITVDLRERGARSRGVISPRLAAGVRWALDSGGQVMLLLNRRGFATHVQCEACGTAVRCPQCDLAVTLHQPGDRGICHGCGLVTRLPGACPSCQAPGLVQRGTGTQRLEEQVRRAFPDAAVARMDTDTMRARGSHEKTLDAFRNRQIDILVGTQMIAKGLDFPAVMLVGVVNADAALHLADFRAAERTCQLVTQVAGRSGRGPLGGRVVVQTSTPDHPAIRAAALHDYEAFVRSELPIREALLYPPFGHVVRLVVRSLAERAAEEWAGHLATRLREAAKDPAVRVLGPAPAPITRLRERYRWHVQVHGADGDVLRDLVRRATAAARTPDEVAWIVDVDPVEML from the coding sequence ATGTGGGGTGAACGCACAAGCCAGCGCGAACTGTTCGAGGTTCGGCCGCAGTGGGCCGAGGACGACGCCGTCCGCGGCATCATCGCCACCGTCGTCCTCCCCGACGGCGTCGACAAGCCGCTCGACTATCTCGTGCCGGAGTCGCTCGCCGCCCAGGTCGAGCCGGGGCGGCGGGTCCGCGTGCCGCTGGGCCGTTCGAACCGGGAGCGGCTGGCGTATTGCGTCGCCGTCCGCGAGGGGGAGCTGCCGCAGACGCCCCTCAAGAGTGTCGGCGGCGTCGAGGACGAGAAGCCGCTCCTCTCGCAGCGGATGCTGGAACTGACGAAGTGGATGGCCGACCGCTGGCTGGCCCGCTGGGGGGAGGTGCTGGAGGCGGTGCTCCCCTCCGGTGTCCGGCTCCGGACCCGCGTCCGCACCGCGTCGCTCCTGGTGGCGACGGGGGCCGCCCCGCCGCGCCGGCCGACGCCGCCGCAGGCCCGCGTCCTCGCCGCCGCCACCGAGCCGCGGACGGCCGACGACTTGGCACGGGCGAGCAACGCCAGCCGGGCGGTGATCAGCCGGCTCGTCAGGCTCGGCCTCCTCGCCGAGGCGGGGGCCGTCGAGCTGCCACGCGGGAACCGGAGCCCGGAACGGGAGCGGATCCGCCACGATCGGCCGGATGAACTCTCGCCGGCGCAGGCGTCCGCCCTGGGGTCGATCCGGCGGGCGATGACGGAGTCGCGGCACGAGACGATCGTGCTCTTCGGCGTCACCGGCAGCGGCAAGACGGAGGTCTACCTGCAGGCGGTCGAGGAGACCGTCGCCTACGGCCGGCAGGCGATCGTCCTCGTGCCCGAGATCAGCCTGACACCGCAGACCTGCGACCGCTTCCGGGCCCGGTTCGGCGCGGTGGCCGTGCTCCACAGCCACCTCACCCCGGCCGAGCGGCACGCCCAGTGGCGCGAGATCGCAGCCGGCCGCGTGAACGTGATCGTCGGCGCCCGCAGCGCGATCTTCGCCCCCGCCCCGCGGCTCGGCCTGATCGTCATCGACGAGGAGCACGAGAGCTCGTTCAAGCAGGGCACGGCCCCGCGCTACCACGCCCGCGACGTGGCCGAGTGGATCGCCCGCGCGGAGAAGGTGCCGCTCGTCCTCGGCTCCGCCACGCCGGCGCTCGAGACCTTCGCCCGCTGCCTGAAGGGGGAGTGGACGATGTGCCGGCTCGCCGATCGGGTCGGCGGCTCGCAGCTCCCCGCCGTGATCACCGTCGACCTCCGCGAGCGCGGCGCCCGCAGCCGGGGCGTGATCAGCCCGCGGCTGGCGGCCGGCGTCCGCTGGGCCCTCGACTCGGGCGGCCAGGTGATGCTGCTCCTCAACCGGCGCGGCTTCGCGACGCACGTCCAGTGCGAGGCCTGCGGGACCGCGGTCCGCTGCCCGCAGTGCGACCTCGCGGTCACGCTCCACCAGCCGGGCGACCGGGGCATCTGCCATGGCTGCGGGCTCGTCACCCGGCTGCCCGGCGCCTGCCCATCCTGCCAGGCGCCGGGACTCGTGCAGCGCGGCACGGGCACGCAGCGGCTCGAGGAGCAGGTGCGGCGGGCCTTTCCCGACGCCGCGGTGGCCCGCATGGACACCGACACGATGCGGGCCCGCGGCAGCCACGAGAAGACGCTCGACGCCTTTCGCAACCGGCAGATCGACATCCTCGTCGGCACGCAGATGATCGCCAAGGGGCTCGACTTCCCGGCGGTGATGCTCGTCGGCGTGGTCAACGCCGACGCCGCCCTGCACCTCGCCGACTTCCGCGCGGCGGAGCGGACCTGCCAGCTGGTCACGCAGGTGGCGGGCCGGAGCGGCCGCGGGCCGCTCGGCGGCCGCGTCGTGGTGCAGACGAGCACGCCCGATCATCCGGCGATCCGGGCGGCCGCTCTGCACGACTACGAGGCCTTCGTGCGCAGCGAGCTGCCGATCCGCGAGGCACTCCTCTACCCGCCGTTCGGGCACGTCGTCCGGCTCGTCGTCCGGAGCCTCGCCGAGCGGGCGGCAGAGGAGTGGGCCGGACACCTGGCGACACGGCTGCGCGAGGCGGCGAAGGATCCCGCGGTTCGCGTCCTCGGGCCGGCGCCGGCCCCGATCACGAGGCTCCGCGAGCGCTACCGCTGGCACGTGCAGGTGCACGGGGCCGATGGCGACGTGCTCCGTGACCTCGTCCGCCGGGCGACCGCCGCGGCGCGGACGCCGGACGAGGTCGCCTGGATCGTGGACGTCGATCCGGTCGAGATGCTCTGA
- the nadD gene encoding putative nicotinate-nucleotide adenylyltransferase — translation MRIGIFGGSFNPVHVGHLIAAECAREQAGLDRVLFVPAALPPHKQDRTLAPAEQRVEMLHLAVDGHEAFAVSTIEIDRGGVSWTVETLAALRDARPDDDLVLLLGPDAVADLPGWREPERIADRAELRGFERETLDDLGRIARDPRLATLLGADGVAALLANRIRLPAIGIRASDLRAAVAAGRSIRYRTPRAVERYIAAQGLYHGDIPDVSARV, via the coding sequence ATGCGAATCGGCATCTTCGGCGGCAGTTTCAACCCGGTCCACGTCGGCCACCTGATCGCTGCCGAGTGCGCCCGCGAGCAGGCGGGCCTCGACCGCGTCCTCTTCGTCCCGGCGGCGCTGCCGCCGCACAAGCAGGACCGGACGCTGGCCCCGGCCGAGCAGCGGGTCGAGATGCTGCACCTCGCGGTCGATGGCCACGAGGCGTTCGCCGTGTCGACGATCGAGATCGATCGCGGCGGCGTGAGCTGGACGGTGGAGACGCTCGCGGCCCTGCGGGATGCCCGGCCCGACGACGACCTCGTGCTGCTCCTCGGGCCCGACGCCGTGGCGGATCTCCCCGGCTGGCGCGAGCCGGAGCGGATCGCGGACCGCGCCGAGCTGCGCGGCTTCGAGCGGGAAACGCTCGACGACCTCGGCCGAATCGCGCGCGACCCGCGGCTCGCGACCCTGCTCGGAGCCGATGGCGTGGCCGCGCTCCTCGCCAACCGGATCCGTCTGCCGGCGATCGGAATTCGGGCCAGCGACCTGCGGGCCGCGGTCGCCGCAGGCCGCAGCATCCGCTACCGCACGCCCCGGGCGGTGGAGCGGTACATCGCGGCCCAGGGCTTGTACCACGGCGACATTCCGGACGTGTCTGCCCGCGTCTGA
- the hydH gene encoding two-component sensor histidine kinase: protein MLEGSSQPTGAAAESTGVQPRRELIPVHGLPPAADAAEASPRAAAATAARHAAEVAALRRQVLEARKQAALGELLGTTAHEFNNALTTILNYARMGLRHRDQATRDKALERILSAGTRAARIASSVLSMSRSRSPRLEPTDLGHVVEDVLVLLERELMKYRVQVEREFAPVPRVMANPGQVQQVLLNLLVNARQAMPQGGRLILRLAHDPAAGLVDLTVRDTGCGMTPEVMRRIFEPHFTTKSGPDETGKGGTGLGLASCREIVEAHRGRIRVESAPGRGTAITIRLPVPQAAAA, encoded by the coding sequence ATGCTCGAGGGATCGTCGCAACCGACCGGCGCGGCAGCCGAATCGACGGGGGTGCAACCGCGCCGGGAACTGATCCCGGTCCACGGTCTGCCGCCGGCGGCAGACGCTGCCGAGGCATCTCCCCGTGCCGCTGCGGCGACCGCCGCCCGGCATGCGGCCGAGGTCGCGGCCCTGCGTCGGCAGGTGCTCGAGGCCCGCAAGCAGGCCGCTCTCGGCGAACTTCTGGGCACGACCGCCCACGAGTTCAACAACGCCCTGACGACGATCCTCAACTACGCCCGGATGGGCCTCCGGCATCGCGATCAGGCGACGCGTGACAAGGCCCTGGAGCGGATTCTCTCGGCGGGCACCCGGGCTGCGCGGATCGCCTCCAGCGTGCTCTCGATGTCGCGCAGTCGCTCGCCGCGGCTCGAGCCCACCGATCTCGGCCATGTCGTCGAGGACGTGCTCGTGCTCCTCGAGCGGGAGCTGATGAAGTACCGGGTCCAGGTGGAGCGGGAGTTTGCCCCCGTGCCCCGGGTGATGGCCAATCCGGGCCAGGTGCAGCAGGTGCTGCTCAACCTGCTGGTGAACGCCCGGCAGGCGATGCCGCAGGGCGGACGGCTGATCCTGCGTCTGGCCCACGATCCGGCCGCCGGCCTCGTCGATCTGACCGTTCGCGACACCGGCTGCGGCATGACGCCCGAGGTGATGCGGCGGATCTTCGAGCCGCACTTCACCACGAAGTCTGGCCCCGACGAGACCGGCAAGGGGGGCACGGGCCTCGGCCTCGCCTCGTGCCGCGAGATCGTCGAGGCGCATCGTGGCCGGATCCGCGTGGAGAGTGCGCCGGGCCGGGGCACGGCGATCACGATCCGTCTGCCCGTTCCGCAGGCCGCTGCCGCCTGA
- the eno gene encoding enolase — translation MSTIADIHARQIIDSRGNPTIEVDVTLADGAFGRAAVPSGASTGAHEAWEKRDGDKGVYLGKGVLEAVESVNTRIAEELEGCDALDQTTIDELMLELDGTSNKKELGANAILGVSLAVAHAAAEHCGLPLYRYLGGATARLLPAPMMNIINGGAHADNPLDVQEFMVMPLGFDSFDDALRAGVETFHALKKVLKDKKLATAVGDEGGFAPHIGTCAEALEVILAAIGNAGYVPGEQIAIALDVAATELYDAKAGTYTIEGKTFDSAGMVNFFADLAGKYPIVSIEDGCSEDDWKGWKLISEKLGQRVQLVGDDLFVTNSERLSRGIAEGVANSILVKVNQIGTLTETIAAVQLAHRSGYTSIASHRSGETEDATIADLAVGLSTGQIKTGSASRSDRIAKYNQLLRIQESLGDGGIYAGRDVQGRWPGCA, via the coding sequence ATGTCCACGATCGCCGACATCCACGCCCGTCAGATCATCGACAGCCGCGGCAATCCGACCATCGAAGTCGACGTGACCCTCGCCGACGGCGCCTTCGGCCGCGCGGCGGTTCCCTCCGGCGCCAGCACCGGTGCCCACGAGGCGTGGGAAAAGCGCGACGGCGACAAGGGTGTGTACCTCGGCAAGGGCGTGCTCGAGGCGGTGGAGAGCGTCAACACGCGGATCGCCGAGGAGCTGGAGGGCTGCGACGCCCTCGACCAGACGACCATCGACGAGCTGATGCTGGAACTCGACGGCACGTCGAACAAGAAGGAACTCGGGGCCAACGCGATCCTCGGCGTCTCGTTGGCGGTGGCCCACGCCGCGGCCGAGCACTGCGGCCTGCCGCTGTATCGCTACCTGGGCGGGGCCACGGCCCGGCTTCTCCCCGCGCCGATGATGAACATCATCAACGGCGGTGCCCATGCCGACAACCCGCTCGACGTCCAGGAGTTCATGGTCATGCCGCTGGGCTTCGACAGCTTCGATGACGCCCTCCGGGCCGGCGTCGAGACGTTCCACGCCCTGAAGAAGGTGCTCAAGGACAAGAAGCTCGCCACCGCGGTCGGCGATGAGGGGGGCTTCGCGCCCCACATCGGCACCTGCGCCGAGGCGCTGGAGGTGATCCTGGCGGCGATCGGCAACGCCGGCTACGTGCCCGGCGAGCAGATCGCGATCGCGCTCGACGTGGCGGCCACGGAGCTCTACGACGCCAAGGCCGGGACCTACACGATCGAGGGCAAGACCTTCGACTCGGCCGGAATGGTGAACTTCTTCGCCGACCTGGCGGGCAAGTATCCGATCGTGTCGATCGAGGACGGCTGCTCGGAGGACGACTGGAAGGGCTGGAAGCTGATCAGCGAGAAGCTCGGGCAGCGGGTCCAGCTCGTCGGCGACGACCTGTTCGTCACGAACTCGGAGCGGCTCTCCCGCGGCATCGCCGAAGGGGTCGCCAACAGCATCCTCGTGAAGGTCAACCAGATCGGCACGCTGACGGAGACGATCGCCGCCGTGCAGCTCGCCCATCGCTCCGGCTACACCTCGATCGCCAGCCATCGCAGCGGTGAGACCGAGGACGCGACGATCGCCGATCTGGCCGTCGGCCTGTCCACCGGCCAGATCAAGACCGGGTCGGCATCGCGGAGCGACCGGATCGCGAAGTACAACCAGCTGCTGCGGATCCAGGAGTCGCTCGGCGACGGCGGCATCTACGCCGGCCGCGACGTGCAGGGCCGCTGGCCGGGTTGCGCCTGA
- a CDS encoding two-component sensor histidine kinase yields MAYRSLRDVLGETSLERKCRFLFGLCLFVLIAGSFWWYGKLTERVVYETTRSTGRQLVDAYLWQYHWLKLEPNETLSPGITYLNQMFGTKAKVSDDGTSVAGPSEQLLKLDPTAAEMAGINRLDARIVELFLKQPAPTAEGGDAVPGPAPEYREYDITDKAEYHYYQPVRAREQCLICHCHPGVATGCDAEDPDKPARRRLAAGELMGVVKIVMPTKDRQAAINRNRAILLATAIMTMFLAMLAAYAIVRYVIVKPLADLRNVADEVRRGNTQARADIHTADEFEDLGVAINRMLRGLIESQEELRKANSTLDEKVDELAQANLNLYEMNRLKGDFLATMSHELRTPLNSIIGFSDVLGSIQSLDDKQRRYVENIRTSGRMLLEMINDILDLAKIEAGKMEVRPTPFRLEAVVSAQCDMVRPLAERKRIALSWEVAPEIDAVEQDQAKVQQILANLLSNAVKFTPEGGRVEVRGLPLPGAEDGSEFLLEVIDTGVGIAEDEQQSIFEKFRQGGGIGRGEDAMTREYTGTGLGLSIVRELCRLLGGDVSLESQLGRGSRFFVRLPGRLGAGDAAAPGRLAAGAAANNEAWRA; encoded by the coding sequence ATGGCCTATCGATCCCTCAGAGACGTCCTCGGCGAAACGAGCCTGGAGCGGAAGTGCCGGTTTCTCTTCGGGCTCTGCCTGTTCGTGCTCATCGCCGGGAGCTTCTGGTGGTACGGCAAGTTGACCGAGCGGGTCGTGTACGAGACGACGCGGTCGACCGGCCGCCAGCTCGTCGACGCCTACCTGTGGCAGTATCACTGGCTCAAGCTCGAGCCGAATGAAACACTCAGCCCGGGCATCACCTACCTGAACCAGATGTTCGGGACGAAAGCGAAGGTCAGCGACGACGGCACGTCGGTCGCCGGCCCCAGCGAGCAGCTCCTGAAGCTCGATCCGACCGCCGCGGAGATGGCGGGCATCAATCGGCTCGACGCCCGCATCGTCGAGTTGTTCCTCAAGCAGCCCGCGCCGACCGCCGAGGGGGGCGACGCCGTGCCCGGGCCGGCACCCGAGTACCGCGAGTACGACATTACCGACAAGGCGGAGTACCACTACTACCAGCCGGTCCGGGCCCGCGAGCAGTGCCTGATCTGCCACTGTCATCCCGGGGTGGCGACCGGCTGTGATGCGGAGGATCCGGACAAGCCGGCGCGGCGCCGGCTGGCCGCCGGCGAACTGATGGGCGTGGTCAAGATCGTGATGCCGACGAAGGACCGGCAGGCGGCGATCAATCGCAACCGGGCGATCCTCCTGGCGACGGCGATCATGACGATGTTCCTCGCCATGCTCGCCGCCTACGCGATCGTCCGCTACGTGATCGTCAAGCCGCTGGCCGACCTGCGCAACGTGGCCGACGAGGTGCGGCGCGGCAACACGCAGGCCCGGGCCGATATCCACACCGCCGACGAGTTCGAGGATCTCGGCGTGGCCATCAACCGCATGCTGCGCGGGCTGATCGAGTCGCAGGAGGAGCTGCGCAAGGCCAATTCCACCCTCGACGAGAAGGTGGACGAGCTCGCCCAGGCGAACCTCAACCTCTACGAGATGAACCGGCTGAAGGGGGACTTTCTCGCCACCATGAGCCACGAGTTGCGGACGCCGCTCAACAGCATCATCGGCTTCTCCGACGTTCTCGGCTCGATCCAGTCGCTCGACGACAAGCAACGCCGCTACGTGGAGAACATCCGCACCTCGGGGCGGATGCTCCTGGAGATGATCAACGACATCCTCGACCTGGCCAAGATCGAGGCCGGGAAGATGGAGGTCCGGCCGACGCCCTTCCGGTTGGAGGCGGTGGTCTCGGCCCAGTGCGACATGGTGCGGCCGCTCGCGGAGCGGAAGCGGATCGCTCTCTCCTGGGAGGTGGCGCCCGAGATCGACGCCGTCGAGCAGGACCAGGCGAAGGTGCAACAGATTCTCGCCAACCTGCTCTCGAACGCGGTCAAGTTCACCCCCGAGGGAGGCCGCGTCGAGGTCCGCGGCCTGCCGCTGCCCGGCGCCGAGGACGGCAGCGAGTTTCTCCTCGAGGTGATCGACACGGGCGTCGGCATCGCGGAGGACGAGCAGCAGTCGATCTTCGAGAAGTTCCGGCAGGGGGGCGGGATCGGCCGCGGCGAGGATGCGATGACGCGGGAGTACACGGGCACGGGGCTGGGGTTGTCGATCGTCCGCGAGCTCTGCCGGCTGCTCGGTGGCGACGTATCGCTGGAGAGCCAGCTCGGCCGCGGCAGCCGGTTCTTCGTCAGGCTGCCCGGGCGGCTCGGCGCCGGGGACGCGGCCGCGCCCGGCCGGCTGGCGGCGGGCGCGGCCGCGAACAACGAGGCATGGAGAGCGTGA
- a CDS encoding sodium/hydrogen exchanger → MRLPLGIDSPAMHDFDLVLTLTAALTAALVLGYATHRLRLSPIVGYLLAGLAVGPATPGYAADAAVAGQLAEVGVVLLMFGVGLNFHLRELLDVRRVAVPGALVQSGVATALGAVTGHLLGWGWATGLVYGGAISVASTVVLVRVLADNADLHTRTGRIAVGWLVVEDLLTVAALVLLPALFGPDRAGLGGIAAAVGGAALKIAALVAATLVVGGRLVPRLLERVAATRSRELFTLAILVVALGIAVVATKVFGVSMPLGAFLAGMIVGRSEFSLRAATEALPMRDAFAVLFFVSVGMLFDPLTLLRQPGAIAATLAIVLVAKPLAALAIMWTLGLPTRTALPVAASLAQIGEFSFLLAALGEQLGVVDAAVRDSLVAAAIVSITLSPLLYRASDRLLNRLARTGLLPAADNAETDDESAGEPARHRALVVGYGPVGQTVTELLLDNGIVPTVIEMNLDTVRRLRAFGVRAIYGDASRPEILVEAGIAGAENLVLTSGSSSVDAEIVRRAKELNPRVHVLARSHYVRELPRLRKAGAEDVFSAEGEVALAFTVRILERLGAGGEQIDRERARVEKTFREG, encoded by the coding sequence GTGCGGCTCCCGCTCGGCATCGACTCGCCCGCCATGCACGACTTCGACCTCGTCCTGACGCTCACCGCCGCGCTCACGGCGGCGCTCGTGCTCGGGTACGCCACCCACCGCCTCCGGCTGTCGCCGATCGTCGGCTACCTGCTCGCCGGCCTGGCGGTCGGCCCTGCCACCCCGGGCTACGCGGCCGATGCCGCCGTCGCCGGGCAGCTCGCCGAGGTCGGCGTCGTGCTCCTCATGTTCGGCGTCGGCCTCAACTTCCACCTCCGCGAACTGCTCGACGTGCGCCGCGTCGCCGTGCCCGGTGCCCTCGTGCAGAGCGGCGTGGCGACGGCGCTGGGCGCCGTCACTGGGCACCTGCTCGGCTGGGGCTGGGCGACCGGCCTCGTCTACGGCGGCGCGATCTCGGTGGCCAGCACCGTCGTGCTCGTCCGTGTCCTCGCCGACAACGCCGACCTGCACACCCGGACCGGCCGGATCGCCGTCGGCTGGCTCGTCGTCGAGGACCTGCTGACCGTGGCGGCGCTCGTGCTCCTGCCGGCCCTCTTCGGTCCGGACCGCGCCGGCCTCGGCGGCATCGCCGCGGCGGTCGGCGGGGCGGCGCTGAAGATCGCGGCCCTCGTGGCGGCGACGCTCGTCGTCGGCGGCCGGCTCGTGCCCCGGCTGCTGGAGCGGGTCGCGGCCACCCGCTCGCGGGAGCTGTTCACGCTCGCCATCCTCGTGGTGGCGCTCGGCATCGCGGTCGTCGCCACGAAGGTGTTCGGCGTCTCGATGCCGCTGGGCGCGTTCCTCGCCGGAATGATCGTCGGCCGCAGCGAGTTCAGCCTCCGCGCCGCCACGGAGGCCCTGCCGATGCGCGACGCCTTCGCCGTGCTGTTCTTCGTCTCGGTGGGGATGCTCTTCGATCCCCTCACGCTCCTGCGACAGCCCGGGGCGATCGCAGCCACGCTGGCGATCGTGCTCGTGGCCAAGCCGCTGGCGGCCCTGGCGATCATGTGGACGCTCGGCCTGCCGACGCGGACGGCCCTGCCCGTGGCCGCATCGCTGGCACAGATCGGCGAGTTTTCCTTTCTCCTGGCCGCCCTCGGCGAGCAGCTGGGCGTGGTCGATGCCGCCGTCCGTGACTCGCTCGTGGCAGCGGCCATCGTCTCGATCACGCTCAGTCCGCTCCTCTACCGGGCGAGCGACCGGCTCCTGAATCGGCTCGCCCGCACGGGACTGCTTCCGGCCGCCGACAACGCCGAGACCGATGACGAATCGGCCGGGGAGCCGGCCCGGCACCGGGCCCTGGTCGTGGGCTACGGGCCGGTGGGGCAGACGGTCACCGAACTGCTCCTCGACAACGGCATCGTGCCGACGGTCATCGAGATGAACCTCGACACCGTGCGCCGGCTGCGGGCCTTCGGCGTCCGCGCCATCTACGGCGATGCCAGTCGCCCCGAGATCCTCGTCGAGGCGGGCATCGCCGGCGCCGAGAACCTCGTGCTCACGTCAGGGTCGAGCAGCGTCGACGCGGAGATCGTCCGCCGCGCCAAGGAACTCAACCCGCGCGTCCACGTCCTCGCCCGCTCGCACTACGTCCGCGAGCTGCCCCGGCTGCGCAAGGCGGGGGCCGAGGACGTCTTCTCCGCGGAAGGGGAGGTCGCGCTGGCGTTCACGGTGCGGATCCTCGAGCGGCTCGGCGCCGGCGGCGAGCAGATCGACCGCGAGCGGGCCCGGGTCGAGAAGACGTTCCGCGAGGGCTGA